The Knoellia sp. S7-12 region ACGTCAAGACCGCGGAGCCCGAAGGAGCGGGTTGCGAAGCCAAGCTCTCTGTCCCCGACCATGATCCGGGTCGGGAGGAAGATGCGCTGAGTGTCGCCTTCCCAGTGCTGTTCACCCATGACGTCGCGCTTGGCAATGTAAACCGAGAAGTCGGCGGGCGGGGCGGAGCCGGTGCGCATCCAATCCAGCCAGGCGGGCTCAACTCGCTCGAATCGAGGAAAGTCTTCGTCGCGCTGGACGTGGGGATTGTCGTGCACGGCATCGGGGTGACCTGCCAGCAGCCCAATCTTGAGGAACCACCGGGCGAGCGCCGCAGCCTCATCCGCGGTGATCGTCGGCCACGCATGGTTGGACGACCAAGGGAGGAGGGCGCGAATGACCGGTTTGACGGGTTCCTCGATGGAGCGGTTGAGTTCGGAGTTGCACGGCTCGCACATCGGCACGTGAACGCCAGGCAGCGCGACTGCGGTGACGGGCGTGACGCCATCACGCTTCGTGTAGGCGACGCCCGCCTTGTTGGTTGTGAACGGTCCCTGTCCGTGGAAATCCTGGATGAGCCAGAGCGGCCACACGTGTTCGCCGACGCCCTTGGACTGATTTGGGCACAGGACGCAGGTCATCCCAGCGAAGCGATCCGACATGTTGCGACGATAGGGAGCGTGCGAGGTTTCGGCAATCGAGATAACTGCCCCTCCGACGCCCCGCCGCCAGCGAGATGACCCTTCGCAGAAGACGGCCGCTACTCCTACTCCGTTGGGCGTGCCCAAAGCGGCGATGAGACGCACCTAGGACGAGGCGCCGGGTCCTGGCACTCCCGCTCGGAGCCGTGGCCACGTCGGGCAGCCGGTGGCAGTTGAGTCGCCGACGCGACGCTGCCCAACGAAGAGGGCTCTTCAGCAAGTCAGGATCCGTGTCGTCGGTCATGACTAACCACTCACTGCGGCTGTTTAGCTGGCAAAGCCCCGGACTCGGTTGGCCGACTTGACCCTAATCCGATCTCGCGAAGTCGACCGAACCCGCGCCCACGACACGCGGTGCGATGGCCGTGACGACGCCCTCCATTTCCGCTAATGTCACACCTGTTGGGCGAAACGCACCCAAAACCAGAAGCGCTCTCCCAAGGCCGGAGGGCGTTTTTTGCATCTGACCTGCAAGTTCACCGACTTCAGCGCCTCACCGAACGGTACTCTTAGAGCGGCCCCCGTTGCAGTGTCACACTTGCGTGGTGACCGCTGAGCGCGTCTACCAAGCCGCCGCCAGGCTGGATGTGTCCAGCCGGCGCCTCCTTGTTTTACTCGAGGCCAACGCGGCATGGCATGCCACAGCCAGTTCGGCCCTGAGCCCCGGAGGGGCCGCCCTCATCGCTGGCACCACCAAGGCCACGGTGTTCGCCGAAAGCTCGCGGCACTACGGGCGCAAACCGTCGCGTCGTCAGGTGTTCTGGACGTGGCAGCAGCGCAGCGTCCACGACGACTACTACTGGGGTGACGAGCGTCCCGTCTGGACCAACTGGGTAGGTCCTGAAGAGATCACCACAGCCGAGGCCGCTCAGGCATATGGAGTCTCTCCCGCGACGATCCGCCAATGGGTTCGCCGCGGACGCTTGCAACCGACGAGGAACCAGGGTCGAACCCTGATCTTCTCCGCGCGTGACGTGAGCCGGGCCGCTCTGACCACAGGCGATCGCAACAGGCAGCCCGGAGGCGCCCTCCGTAGGGACGACGACCGTCGACAGCCCGCAGCCCTCGGCATCTCCGCCGCATTGATGCACGAGCTCGTTACGGCCGATGTCGCAGCACGCGCCGCGGGTGTCGCTGCCTCAACCATCCGCGTCTGGAAGCACCGGGGTCATCTGAGTGCCGCCGAGCATTCGGGCCGGACTCCGCTCTACCTTCTTGCCGACGTTGTTGCCGCAGCGCGTCGATCTCCTCACCGCCCGCAGCGTCGACTAAAGCCGTTCTAACACTCACCCCTTGAGGGGAGGTTCGCATGCGACCTCCCTAGGCACAGCCATGCCCTGACGCTCTCTCGAACAACAACGGCGCTCACGCGCACCACATACGAACCACACCCGGCCCGCTGTTACCCAGCGGGCCTTTTGCATGCCCGAAAACGGGCTGGAGGACTCACCATGGCCACCATTGCCGATCTCATCCCCGACAGCATGACCTTCGAAACTGCTCTGTCGATGGCGCTCGTCATCCTCGTTCTGACCGCCGGCGTCGCGTGTCTTCTTTGGCTGTTTGCACACCTCACACCCGGTCGGCGACAAGACGTCATCCGACTCATCAAGGCCCTCCGCCAAGGAGGAACCGGCCCACGGTAATTCGCCTGCGAGGTGACGGCAGTGCCTTGGCCCAAGGCCCACGGGGACCAAGGCACTGCCAAAGGGATGACGTTGATGGGGTTGTGGCCCTATGTGGGCGGAATCGACGCAGTTGCGCCCGGCAGTTCAGACGCCCGCGACGTAGGCGGTCAGGAATGTTGGGCTTCTTGCCAACCACGACCACCAGAGCCACACTCCGAACATGTCGTATGAGCGGACCATCAGAGGTCTCGGTCGCCCAGAGCAAGCCTGGTCGACGCGGGCCCAAGCCACGACCGACGAAATGCTCACGGCATGCGCGGACGTATTCGCGGCAGCGTGTCGCTCGCGGCCCTCCAAGAAGTTCCCGCGGGACCCGACGCGGTCACCACGCCTCCTCTACGGGCGCGGGCTTGGCGTCGACGAAGCCGGCGGCTTCGTCCGCGCCCTTGAGCACGGCCTGATTGTGCTGGCGCCGGACGGCGGGTTCCAGGTACCGGGAGCCCGGGCTTGCTCCAAGAACCTGCACCTCGTTGGGCGAAATGAGGATCACGTCGCACTCCACACGGAAGTACTCGTCCACATCACTTCATATGCGGAGTTGGTCTTGGATCACGGCTGGGAAGAGAGCTGCCTCGTTTTCGATCCATTCGTCCGCGGCGCTGCGCTCGATCTTTGGGGATTCGCTAGAGCCGCCGACGGCCCGTGGTGGGAGGGTGAAATCACATTTGCCTCTGAGGCGAAGGCTCGAGTGGATGGTCCCGACGGGCTCCGCTCACTCTTGGCCTCTCTGCTGGCACTGTCGTCCGACCCCGCCACATCGGCTAGCAATAACCACCTGGCCAAGTGGAGAGAGATCGTCACGCTCACAAGGGACCGCGACATTAACCTCCTCCTCGTCGCTGACGGCGCAAGGTGGTGGTATCGAGTGAGCCGACACGGCGAATCCGCACTGCTTTCAGACCCTGGGAGTTAAATGCCAAACCTGCCGGCAGGCGGCGGTATGACGCAGGCACACCGGTGGGCGCGGCCCTCGGGCTTCGCGATCCGGAGTCCGTCAAGACATTTCGAGTGATACGTCGTCCGCGATCTCCTCCATCGGAATCTCGACGTTGACCATGACCTGTCGTGCTTGGGCGACCATGATCTCGTCACGCAGGGCCTCGGGAATCTCGACTACAACCAGCTCGATCCCGAACTGCTCGGCCGCCGAACGGATCCAGCCTTTGATGGAATCGCGAGCTTCCTCGCTGGCGAAGACGGCAATTGCTCTTGAGTCGCTCAAGCCAGGGTCGCGCTTCAGGAGTGCCAGTTTGAGGATGTCTTGGCTGATCTTCTTGATCTGGGCACCCTTGAGCTTGCCCTGCCTCGCGTAGGCCTCAACCAGGATGCGTTCGTCGTCTGAGCAAGCATCCAGTTGGACGTAACTGCCACCGAGCACGCTCACTCGCTTTGGCTTTAGCTCCCCCTTGCACCCGAGTTGTGCCGCAAGGGCTTCGACGATCGCGCTCTCTGCGTTCCGCTGGACGGCTGAATCACTCAGATGCTCATTCGTCATCGGCCGACCCTACGACGCATTCGTCCCCCTCAGTCGCTAGTGGGGCACGACTGCCGCGAGTCGTGATCTCGTCACCGCCGACGACGGCCGTTTGGCGGTGCAGAGACGCACCTCCGGAAGCGTCGGCGTGCTGAAGCCCGGACGGTGGGGCAGTCGAGTGGGCGGCGCTGGACCTGATACACGCTTGACTCGATGCTCCGTCCGGACTCGCCTGACCGCTTGGGACTGGAGGGCGGTGCGGTCCTGTGGCCTGTGCAATTGCACTAGGACACGGGAAACATTCTCTCGAAGTTGAGTTCTATCTCCTTGCGCCTCTCCTTGACATACTTCTCCCCCCGAGGCGTTAGCTCACACAGCTCCGGAATTACCTCCCGTGAGTTGTAACCGGATGGACTGATAGTGATTCTTTCAACATCCGTGCGGCGCGTTGCGAATTGTTCTCCCTTGGTCCGATACACCTCTTTGGCAGAATATAGGGAATGGAGCACTGCTCGGACGAATGGGTCGCGATGCGGCAAAGCCAGGTCCCTTGCTTTGCCGGCGTTCTCCGGCTCGCCAATGCGCCGATACAGCCCGTGCATCAGAGCCGCTACCTCAGCCAGTCGTGCGCAAACTATATCTCTTTCCAAATCTGAAACGACCGGAACTTCCCACTTGATAACCAGAAGGAGACGCTGGGTCTTCTTCTTCTCCAAGAGGGACTCATAGATGTTAAACGCATCTCGCAGATGCGCAATAGCATGACGCAATTCCTGTTCCGGGGCACGGCTATGTTCGGCGGAAACAACAGCCTGCCGGGCGGATTTGAAGTGTGCCTGTGAGATGTCCCCGTATGTCTCAAGCAAGCCCTTCCAGATGGCTTCTATCGCTTCATCAGTCTTCGAGTCGCCGAGCAGACCGTAGACCTTCTCCGCGACGTTGAGTACAAGGGAGTATTCGAGCATGACCCGGACCTGCCTTACATACGCTCGCGGACTACCATGAGCGGCGGCGGGGGGAGAAACCGCTAGGCGCAAGGCTAGCAGCGAGTCGCCTATCTGATGCCTGGTCCGACGGCCCATGAGTCGACGACTGGGGCTAACCGCCGCGGAAGCCCATCCTCAGCAGTGCCCGGGCTTCGACGAGGGCGTTCCGTCCCATGCGAAGTCCGCTTCCGCGATCAGCAGGTTCCTAGACGTGGTGAGGGGCCGCCGCTCATGGTGCGTCAGAATCCTGAACTGGATTGAAGCATGAATCACCATTAGCTTGACGGCACTCGCGGTCGGCTTACCCGCACTCAAGGCCCCCACCGGGATGTGTTTGGGCTGGAAGGGCTGCTTGACCCGCCGACCACAATCAGCCTGACCCCGACTGAGATGAGCCAAGGCCCGCCTAGAGCCAACATCAAGATCTCTCTGCACGCGTCCTGACGGCGGTGTGGTTGGGCTTTCAGCTGACTAAGTAGATCTCACGTCCGCAGAAGTCTGAGTTTTCTGCCTGACAGCATGTTGCACACGACGGGCGGTCGGTCGCACCCCGAGCGGGACTCTCGATCGTCGCATCCGCGCTAGGAGATGCCCACGCGGGGTAGCCCTTTGTGGGCGATGTGACGCTGTCTGAGCGGCGATCCGACTCCGGAGGGCTGGGCGCCGGCACGGTGCGCGTTGGTCTGACGAGTTCATCGGTTCGAGCGCGAATGCGAATGCATTGAGGGGTGCCTGCCGGGCTGTTGGTGTCTGTGACTCACCACTCCCGGCGCGGTCGCGCAGTCGAGAGGAAGGTCGTTGTTCGGCGGGGGCGGCAGGAGCCCGATGAGTCGGTAGCGCAAGTCTTGAGCGGGCCGATCCGATAGGGCCCGGCGATCTACGGCGGCCCGGGTCACGTGTGCCACGTCGAGGTCACTGTCAGCCAGAGACTGGAGGACGTATGCGAGAGCCGGCCAGTCAGGCTCGCTGCTGAGGCCGTCGTGGATATCTTCGGCGAGGGAGATCCAACGACTCAGGGGGTCTTGGGTGCGCGCCAGGCGAACTTGGATGGTGGTGGACTCGGCTAGGTGTTCGTTCGCTACCTCCGCGGGGGCGTTGTTCCAACGGGTCGCGGCGGTCCGCACGAGTCCGGCGATGGACTCGAGAGGGCTGGCAGTACGGCGTTGCAACGTTCGGATTTGAGCGACCCACGACGTCGGTGGGCTCGCTGCGATGACGCGGGCTGCTGAATTGACGGCAGCGTTGGTGGGGAGGTTGGCGAGCCGCTCGTCAATAAGCATTGCGCCGAGGGGCCGGGCGCTGCCGAGCAACTCAAGAAGTGCAGCCGGACCGTGGTTGTGGAGCACGGATGCGGGGTCAGCCCCCTCGGGGATGTCGACGGCCAGCGGGTCTGCCCCGTGTTGGGCGAGAAGCCAGAAGGCGCGTTCGGCGGCGATGCGGCCAGCTAGGTCGGCGTCCGTGGCGACGACAGGGTGGGTGCTCAGCGTGGCGAGCTCTCGGGCCTGCTCATCGGTGAGGGCGGTTCCTAGTGGTGCGACGCCGACGTAGTGGCCGTGGCCGGAGAGGGTCACGGCCAGGGCGTCGATGGGCCCTTCGACGAGCACCGGCACCGCGCCATGGTCCAGGAGCTCGGTGGTGACTCCGTGGAGTTGGGCGCCCTTGTGGAAAAGCACGGTGTCGGCGGTATTCAGATACTTCGGTCCCCACCGGTCGTCCTCAGTGAGCTTCGGGTGGCGTCGGGCGACGAACCCAAGAATTTGGTGCTCGTGGGTGATGGGGAGGATGGCGCGGTCGCGGAAGCGGTCG contains the following coding sequences:
- a CDS encoding MerR family transcriptional regulator; the protein is MTAERVYQAAARLDVSSRRLLVLLEANAAWHATASSALSPGGAALIAGTTKATVFAESSRHYGRKPSRRQVFWTWQQRSVHDDYYWGDERPVWTNWVGPEEITTAEAAQAYGVSPATIRQWVRRGRLQPTRNQGRTLIFSARDVSRAALTTGDRNRQPGGALRRDDDRRQPAALGISAALMHELVTADVAARAAGVAASTIRVWKHRGHLSAAEHSGRTPLYLLADVVAAARRSPHRPQRRLKPF